The following proteins come from a genomic window of Magnetococcales bacterium:
- the mtnP gene encoding S-methyl-5'-thioadenosine phosphorylase — protein MIKVGIIGGSGLDNPDILQNPTEEAVDTPYGKPSSPLTCGRIGGVEVAILARHGHNHSISPSKVNFRANIHALEAYGCTHILAATAVGSLRQEIAPGHLVFPSQFIDFTRKRETTFFDQDVVVHTPMADPFCPNLRKLYGEVATELGIPHHHDKTVITIEGPRFSTRAESHMFRSWNADIINMSTVPEVTLAREKKIHYASAAMSTDYDCWLEEEEPVTWEMIKATMQKNADSVIQLFLNAIPRIQTYDDLCQG, from the coding sequence ATGATCAAGGTGGGAATCATTGGCGGCTCAGGCCTCGACAACCCGGACATTCTGCAAAATCCAACGGAAGAAGCCGTAGATACGCCCTACGGCAAGCCCTCTTCACCTCTGACCTGTGGTCGTATCGGCGGGGTAGAGGTGGCGATTTTGGCCCGACACGGCCACAACCATTCCATATCCCCTTCCAAGGTCAACTTTCGGGCTAACATCCACGCCCTGGAGGCCTACGGCTGCACCCATATTCTGGCAGCCACCGCCGTCGGCTCCCTGCGCCAGGAGATCGCCCCCGGCCACTTGGTCTTTCCATCTCAGTTTATCGATTTTACCCGCAAGCGGGAGACCACCTTTTTTGACCAGGATGTAGTGGTGCATACGCCTATGGCCGACCCCTTCTGCCCCAACCTGCGCAAACTCTATGGGGAGGTCGCTACAGAACTGGGTATCCCCCACCACCACGACAAAACCGTCATCACCATCGAAGGCCCCCGCTTTTCCACCCGGGCCGAAAGCCACATGTTCCGCAGCTGGAACGCCGACATCATCAACATGAGCACCGTTCCGGAAGTGACCCTGGCCCGGGAGAAAAAAATCCACTACGCCTCCGCCGCCATGTCCACCGACTATGATTGCTGGCTTGAGGAGGAAGAGCCGGTGACCTGGGAGATGATCAAGGCCACCATGCAAAAAAATGCCGATAGCGTCATTCAGCTCTTTTTGAATGCCATCCCCCGTATTCAGACCTATGATGATCTTTGCCAGGGATGA
- a CDS encoding response regulator — translation MKEAFHILIVDDSAANRFTLQALLQREDSFAILEADSGEQALALTVEHRVDLILLDVQMPGLDGYETARHLKMATNTRDIPIIFITAVFKSEEFARRGYAVGAVDYLTKPIDDNLLLNRIRLYIKLINRERHLRQAMAELQEKDRSLRSVNKALELQLRERTVELNQASDAIISADEKGNVTFWNQGAERTFRYLENEILGQPLTLLVPERYREAHLNGIKQVIATGHLGLSGKVVELSGLRKGGVEFPLEVSLSSGVADGRRRFSAVIRDITDRKRMEDQLREAKEAAERANQSKSTFLATMSHEIRTPLNAILGMTELLKEVHLSESHGWYVDTLSRSGEALLTLINDILDLSRIEANQLTLEMTPFDLVQSIQEVIELFTFSALEKKITLSHQLDEGVPSWVQGDPTRLRQVLLNLVGNAVKFTSTGEVSIGVACGVGDQLLFTVVDTGPGIPKEKQTEIFDSFTQADPSTTRNHGGSGLGLTICRRLVKLMGGEISLESEPGQGSCFTVMLTLPRVSEDAIPKGENATLSANGSAPIFKPAPFPSSPSPVASGGVDGHTSPLPKATILLVDDSEDNRLLVQAFLQKSPYQLVMAENGAEAVASFKSERFDLVLMDIQMPVIDGYEATRQIRAWESTHQADPTPIIALTAHALAEESEQIKAAGCDLHLTKPIKKKRLLNVLEQFLHG, via the coding sequence TTGAAAGAAGCGTTTCATATTCTGATCGTTGACGACAGCGCAGCCAATCGCTTTACCTTGCAGGCGTTGCTCCAGCGTGAGGACTCCTTTGCCATTTTAGAGGCGGATTCGGGAGAGCAGGCCTTGGCGCTCACCGTCGAGCACCGGGTGGATCTGATTTTGCTGGATGTCCAGATGCCGGGCCTTGATGGCTATGAAACCGCCCGTCACCTGAAAATGGCGACAAATACCCGGGATATTCCCATTATTTTCATCACCGCTGTTTTCAAATCCGAAGAGTTTGCCCGTCGTGGCTATGCCGTGGGGGCAGTGGATTATCTCACCAAACCCATCGACGACAACCTGCTGCTCAATCGCATTCGACTTTATATCAAGCTCATCAACCGTGAGCGCCATCTACGTCAAGCCATGGCAGAACTGCAGGAGAAGGATCGTTCTCTTCGAAGCGTCAATAAAGCCCTGGAGTTGCAGCTTCGTGAGCGGACTGTGGAGCTGAACCAGGCCAGTGATGCCATTATTTCCGCCGATGAGAAGGGGAATGTCACCTTTTGGAATCAAGGGGCAGAGCGGACTTTTCGCTATCTGGAAAATGAGATTTTAGGCCAGCCTTTGACCCTGTTGGTGCCCGAGCGATACCGTGAGGCCCACCTGAATGGTATCAAACAGGTGATCGCCACCGGACATCTGGGGCTTTCAGGAAAAGTGGTGGAGTTGAGTGGATTGCGAAAGGGAGGGGTGGAGTTTCCCCTGGAGGTCTCCCTCTCTTCCGGGGTGGCCGATGGCCGTCGGCGTTTTTCTGCTGTGATCCGGGATATTACCGACCGCAAAAGGATGGAAGATCAACTGCGTGAAGCCAAGGAAGCTGCTGAGAGAGCCAATCAATCCAAAAGCACTTTTTTGGCCACCATGTCCCATGAAATTCGGACCCCCTTGAATGCCATTTTGGGCATGACGGAATTGTTGAAGGAGGTTCACCTTTCGGAGAGTCATGGCTGGTATGTGGATACCCTTAGCCGTTCCGGTGAGGCGCTTTTAACCCTGATTAACGATATTCTCGATCTTTCCCGGATCGAAGCCAATCAGTTGACTCTGGAAATGACGCCATTTGATCTGGTGCAGTCGATTCAGGAGGTGATCGAACTGTTCACCTTTTCGGCTCTGGAAAAGAAGATCACATTGAGCCACCAGTTGGATGAAGGCGTTCCCTCCTGGGTGCAGGGGGATCCAACCCGATTGCGTCAGGTGCTGCTGAATCTCGTTGGCAATGCAGTCAAATTTACCTCAACCGGAGAGGTTTCCATTGGGGTGGCCTGTGGTGTGGGGGATCAGCTGCTTTTTACAGTGGTCGATACCGGACCGGGCATTCCCAAGGAAAAGCAGACTGAAATTTTTGACTCTTTCACCCAGGCTGATCCTTCCACCACCCGCAATCACGGTGGCAGCGGCCTGGGTCTCACCATCTGTCGACGTCTGGTCAAATTGATGGGGGGGGAGATCAGTCTGGAAAGCGAGCCTGGGCAAGGCAGCTGTTTTACGGTGATGCTGACCCTGCCTCGGGTATCAGAGGATGCCATTCCAAAGGGTGAAAATGCCACCCTGAGCGCCAACGGTTCCGCACCCATTTTTAAGCCTGCCCCCTTCCCCTCCTCCCCATCTCCGGTTGCTTCCGGGGGTGTGGATGGGCATACCTCCCCCTTGCCCAAAGCGACCATCCTGTTGGTGGATGATTCTGAGGATAACCGACTTTTGGTCCAGGCCTTTTTGCAAAAAAGCCCGTATCAATTGGTCATGGCTGAAAATGGCGCTGAAGCTGTTGCTTCATTTAAAAGCGAACGTTTCGATCTGGTATTGATGGATATTCAGATGCCGGTCATCGACGGCTATGAGGCCACCCGCCAAATCCGCGCCTGGGAGTCCACCCACCAAGCTGACCCCACCCCGATCATCGCCTTGACCGCCCACGCATTGGCCGAAGAGTCAGAGCAGATCAAAGCCGCAGGCTGTGATCTGCATCTGACAAAACCGATCAAGAAAAAACGCCTACTCAATGTGCTTGAACAATTTTTGCACGGATGA
- a CDS encoding adenine phosphoribosyltransferase, with translation MPSIKELIRTIPDYPKKGIMFRDITTLIKDPVGFRKMIDSLTHRYMTGETPIDVVAGIEARGFIIGGALAYTLGLGFIPIRKAGKLPGEVVQQEYDLEYGTDKIEVHKDAIKPGDRVLLVDDLIATGGTATAAAILIENLGGTVAEIAFMVNLPDVGGEKKLGEAGYKMFTLVEFEGD, from the coding sequence ATGCCGTCCATCAAGGAACTCATCCGCACCATCCCGGACTATCCCAAAAAAGGGATCATGTTTCGGGACATCACCACTCTCATCAAGGATCCTGTCGGCTTTCGCAAGATGATCGACAGCCTGACACACCGCTATATGACCGGGGAGACCCCCATTGATGTGGTCGCAGGCATTGAGGCTCGTGGGTTTATCATTGGCGGGGCGTTGGCCTACACCCTGGGCCTGGGTTTTATTCCCATCCGCAAGGCGGGCAAGCTACCTGGAGAGGTGGTCCAACAAGAGTATGATCTGGAATATGGTACCGACAAGATTGAGGTCCACAAGGATGCCATCAAACCGGGGGATAGGGTATTGCTGGTGGATGATCTGATCGCTACCGGCGGCACGGCTACGGCTGCGGCCATCCTGATCGAAAATCTGGGTGGCACGGTGGCGGAGATCGCCTTTATGGTCAACCTGCCCGACGTTGGGGGAGAAAAAAAGCTGGGTGAGGCGGGCTATAAGATGTTCACCCTGGTGGAGTTCGAAGGGGATTGA